The Mycobacterium sp. 3519A genome contains a region encoding:
- a CDS encoding acyl-CoA synthetase has protein sequence MSEWTIGAVLDAIAETVPDRLMTVCGQRRSTFGESAERTRRLANFLAAQGFGAHRERSELANWECGQDRVALIMHNDLYPDMVIGCLKARTVPANVNYNYTPREVAELLDYLRPRAVIYHRSLGPKFADVLSPESAELLISVDDGSGVAELAGATTLEDVLANGDSNQDITPSPDDVLMVCTGGTTGRPKGVMWRQCDSYVVSMNGADHESVGEIHDKVRRGGQPWFAVSPLMHAAGMWTAFAALLNGLPVVLFDQTKFDPPAVLATAQREKVAMMTMVGDAYAGPLVEELRRGCYNLSSMFAIGTGGAATNPKYQRALLELLPQITLINGYGSSETGNVGFGRSQRGAEKDTFELRDGAVVVSEDYSRFLQPGDAEIGYVARAGRIPLGYFDDQAATEKTFPIVEGQRVVISGDRGALTTDGTMRLFGRDSLIVNTGGEKVFVEEVEEVLRAHPAVADALVVGRPSERWGQEVVAVVALRDAADHAQLHDHCTAHLARFKTPKEFIIVDQVRRLGNGKADYRWAKSTAAQKAMA, from the coding sequence ATGAGTGAGTGGACCATTGGCGCGGTACTGGACGCCATCGCGGAGACCGTTCCCGACCGGCTGATGACGGTCTGCGGCCAGCGGCGCAGCACGTTCGGCGAGTCGGCGGAGCGCACCCGTCGGCTGGCGAACTTCCTTGCCGCGCAGGGGTTTGGCGCCCACCGCGAGCGCTCGGAACTCGCGAACTGGGAATGCGGGCAGGACCGGGTTGCGCTCATCATGCACAACGATCTCTATCCCGACATGGTGATCGGCTGTCTGAAGGCCCGCACCGTCCCTGCCAACGTCAACTACAACTACACGCCGCGCGAGGTCGCCGAACTGCTGGACTATCTGCGGCCGCGCGCCGTCATCTATCACCGTTCGCTGGGCCCGAAGTTCGCCGACGTGCTGTCACCCGAGTCCGCGGAGCTGTTGATATCGGTCGACGACGGAAGTGGCGTCGCCGAACTGGCGGGTGCGACGACGCTGGAAGATGTGTTGGCTAACGGCGATTCGAACCAGGACATCACACCGTCGCCCGACGACGTGCTGATGGTGTGCACGGGTGGCACCACCGGACGACCCAAAGGCGTCATGTGGCGGCAGTGCGACAGCTACGTGGTGTCCATGAACGGCGCCGACCACGAATCCGTTGGCGAGATACACGACAAGGTGCGCCGCGGCGGGCAGCCGTGGTTCGCCGTTTCGCCGCTGATGCACGCGGCGGGTATGTGGACGGCGTTCGCGGCATTGCTGAACGGGCTACCGGTGGTGCTGTTTGACCAGACGAAATTCGACCCGCCCGCTGTGCTCGCGACCGCGCAGCGCGAGAAGGTCGCGATGATGACGATGGTCGGCGACGCGTATGCGGGGCCGCTGGTGGAGGAGCTGAGGCGGGGCTGCTACAACCTGTCGTCGATGTTCGCCATCGGCACTGGGGGAGCGGCGACGAACCCGAAATACCAACGGGCGCTGCTGGAATTGTTGCCGCAGATCACCCTGATCAACGGCTACGGATCATCGGAGACGGGAAACGTGGGCTTCGGCCGCAGTCAGCGGGGTGCGGAGAAGGACACCTTCGAGCTGCGCGACGGTGCGGTGGTGGTGTCCGAGGACTACAGCCGATTCCTGCAGCCCGGTGACGCGGAAATCGGCTATGTCGCGCGTGCGGGCCGCATCCCGCTCGGCTATTTCGACGACCAGGCCGCCACTGAGAAGACCTTCCCGATCGTCGAAGGACAGCGCGTCGTGATCTCGGGGGACCGCGGAGCGCTGACGACCGACGGCACGATGCGCCTGTTCGGCCGCGATTCGTTGATCGTCAACACCGGCGGGGAGAAGGTCTTCGTCGAGGAGGTCGAAGAGGTGCTGCGCGCACATCCCGCTGTGGCGGACGCGTTGGTGGTTGGCAGGCCCAGCGAACGGTGGGGCCAGGAAGTGGTCGCGGTGGTGGCGCTGCGCGACGCGGCAGACCACGCGCAGCTGCACGACCATTGCACCGCGCACCTCGCCCGGTTCAAGACCCCCAAGGAGTTCATCATCGTCGACCAGGTCCGTCGGCTCGGCAACGGCAAAGCCGACTACCGGTGGGCGAAAAGCACTGCGGCACAGAAAGCCATGGCATGA
- a CDS encoding amidohydrolase family protein, protein MTQRAIDCLVNVHFGETEKQPTWMLKVRDDYFKGPESMFAPVDMAELIDEMDEQGVAKAVLMDNLAKPSVTARKFVEAKPDRFALAMGGVNLLRPIPALRELAAVATDLPVVYAVVGPSFWADGQYPPSDAVYYPLYTKCAEIELPLCVNTGIPGPPIPGEVQNPIHLDRVCVRFPELKLCMIHGADPWWDIAIRLLIKYQNLRLMTSAWSPKRLPESLLHYMRTRGANKVIYASDWPVLKMRRVVPEAVALDLPAEVLDNYLYRNADEFFFGRTREQ, encoded by the coding sequence ATGACCCAGCGAGCCATCGACTGCCTCGTCAACGTGCATTTCGGTGAGACCGAGAAGCAGCCGACCTGGATGCTGAAGGTGCGCGACGACTACTTCAAGGGCCCGGAGTCGATGTTCGCACCCGTCGACATGGCCGAACTCATCGACGAGATGGATGAACAGGGTGTCGCGAAGGCTGTCCTGATGGACAACCTCGCCAAACCGTCGGTGACGGCGCGTAAGTTCGTCGAGGCGAAGCCGGACCGGTTCGCGTTGGCGATGGGCGGTGTCAACCTGCTGCGTCCGATACCGGCGCTTCGGGAACTCGCCGCGGTCGCCACCGATCTACCGGTCGTCTACGCCGTTGTCGGACCGAGCTTCTGGGCCGACGGGCAATATCCGCCCAGCGACGCGGTCTACTACCCGCTCTACACCAAGTGCGCCGAGATCGAACTGCCGTTGTGCGTCAACACCGGTATCCCGGGACCGCCGATCCCCGGCGAGGTGCAGAACCCGATCCACCTGGACCGGGTGTGCGTGCGGTTCCCTGAACTCAAGCTGTGCATGATTCACGGCGCAGATCCGTGGTGGGACATCGCGATCCGGCTGCTGATCAAGTATCAGAACCTGCGGCTGATGACGTCGGCGTGGTCGCCGAAGCGGCTACCCGAAAGCCTGCTGCACTACATGCGGACCCGCGGAGCCAACAAGGTGATCTACGCCTCGGACTGGCCGGTGCTCAAGATGCGTCGCGTCGTGCCCGAGGCGGTTGCGTTGGATCTGCCTGCTGAGGTGCTGGACAACTATCTGTACCGCAACGCGGACGAATTCTTCTTCGGTCGGACAAGGGAGCAGTGA
- a CDS encoding acyl-CoA dehydrogenase family protein gives MDRYELRRIDYSLTPDHDALQAAYKDFFKTHCPIETVRAAEESGFDKSLWERLCAMGATTMALPEAVGGDGATLVDLTLVAEEIGRSLAPVPWIDHVCAARLLARLGALEADVVNGKQLAAFDPQHDNVSGVRLLPTGSIADHIVVRDGEEIVRLTFGTRPAKVDNIGRLPMAWVDPTAADTRTVLAGGADALAEYQRALDEWRVLTAAALVGLVEETLSIAAEFAKTRYTLGVPISTLQGISHPLANIAITVQGGRNLARRAAWFLDNEPDERPELAPSAFVFMAEEASKAATMCVHVQGGLGVSAEAAATAYLVRARGWSLAGGDPGASAKYIAQIVSARESR, from the coding sequence ATGGACCGCTACGAACTCCGCAGAATCGACTACAGCCTCACGCCCGACCATGACGCGCTGCAGGCGGCGTACAAGGACTTCTTCAAGACGCACTGCCCGATCGAAACCGTCCGCGCCGCAGAGGAGTCCGGATTCGACAAGAGCCTGTGGGAACGGCTGTGCGCCATGGGCGCGACCACCATGGCGCTGCCGGAGGCCGTCGGCGGGGACGGGGCAACACTGGTCGACCTGACGCTGGTGGCCGAGGAGATCGGCCGCTCGCTGGCGCCGGTGCCGTGGATCGACCACGTGTGCGCGGCCCGGCTGTTGGCCCGCCTGGGCGCGCTGGAAGCCGACGTCGTCAACGGCAAGCAGCTGGCGGCGTTCGACCCGCAGCACGACAACGTGTCCGGGGTGCGGTTGCTTCCCACCGGTTCGATCGCCGACCACATCGTGGTGCGCGACGGCGAAGAGATCGTCCGGCTGACGTTCGGCACCCGGCCTGCCAAGGTCGACAACATCGGCCGCTTGCCGATGGCGTGGGTCGACCCGACCGCCGCCGACACCCGGACTGTGCTGGCCGGCGGCGCCGATGCGCTGGCGGAATATCAACGTGCACTGGACGAATGGCGGGTGCTCACCGCGGCGGCGCTGGTGGGTTTGGTCGAGGAGACGCTGAGCATCGCCGCCGAGTTCGCCAAGACCCGCTACACGCTCGGTGTTCCGATCTCGACCCTGCAGGGCATCTCGCACCCGCTGGCCAACATCGCGATCACCGTGCAGGGCGGCCGGAATCTGGCCCGTCGGGCGGCGTGGTTTTTGGACAACGAGCCTGACGAGCGGCCCGAACTCGCGCCATCGGCGTTCGTGTTCATGGCAGAGGAAGCATCGAAAGCCGCGACGATGTGTGTGCACGTCCAGGGTGGTCTCGGCGTGTCGGCGGAAGCGGCGGCGACGGCGTATCTGGTGCGCGCACGCGGATGGTCGTTGGCGGGCGGCGACCCAGGTGCAAGCGCGAAGTACATCGCGCAGATCGTCTCCGCTCGGGAAAGCAGGTAA
- a CDS encoding acyl-CoA dehydrogenase family protein yields MDFSRVQLSADDQAFLEEARDFLRTHVTEDVIRRDRETGDNFDEGVHLTLGAAGYLVKEWKPESEGGFNRVRRRIWELEKRRAHVPWVTSGTTAMIARSVEKFGSPELKAEVMPGVFSGHIRLCLGYTEPEGGSDVATCKTRAVRDGDSWIINGAKMFTTGAHNCQYVFLITNTDPDAPKHKSLTMFLVPLDSPGVEIQGIRTVDGDRTNIVYYSDVRVDDKYRLGEVNDGWTVVREPLNVEHGAVDAAPDGLQDVSIMMHQAGFMAAAVDKAAAKVVEPDPNGRRLIDDASVAYRLGRSVARMEASLSASSIFGRVALAQTMRDISPDLMDILGTAASLPVGTDGAADDGAAEYVYRFAPLVGIYGGTLEVFRNMIAQYVLGLGKPAYAPPAQKVS; encoded by the coding sequence ATGGATTTCTCACGGGTTCAGCTGTCCGCCGACGACCAGGCCTTCCTCGAAGAGGCGCGCGATTTCCTGCGCACGCACGTGACCGAAGACGTCATCCGGCGCGACCGCGAGACGGGCGACAACTTCGACGAGGGCGTGCACCTCACACTCGGCGCCGCTGGGTATCTGGTCAAAGAGTGGAAGCCGGAGTCCGAGGGCGGCTTCAACCGTGTCCGCCGCCGCATCTGGGAACTGGAGAAACGCCGCGCGCACGTGCCATGGGTGACGTCAGGCACCACCGCGATGATCGCGAGATCGGTGGAGAAGTTCGGCTCACCGGAACTGAAGGCCGAGGTGATGCCCGGCGTGTTCAGCGGACACATCCGGCTGTGCCTCGGCTACACCGAGCCCGAAGGCGGTTCGGACGTCGCGACATGCAAGACCCGCGCGGTGCGCGACGGCGACAGCTGGATTATCAATGGTGCCAAGATGTTCACCACCGGCGCGCACAACTGCCAGTACGTGTTCCTGATCACCAACACCGACCCCGACGCGCCAAAGCACAAGAGCCTGACCATGTTTCTGGTCCCGCTCGACTCGCCAGGCGTCGAGATCCAGGGCATCCGGACGGTGGACGGCGACCGCACCAACATCGTCTACTACAGCGACGTCCGCGTCGACGACAAGTACCGGTTGGGTGAGGTCAACGACGGTTGGACGGTGGTGCGTGAACCGCTCAATGTCGAACACGGTGCGGTCGATGCCGCTCCGGACGGGCTCCAAGACGTGTCGATCATGATGCATCAGGCCGGTTTCATGGCGGCGGCAGTCGACAAGGCCGCGGCCAAGGTCGTCGAACCCGATCCCAACGGCCGCCGCCTGATCGACGACGCATCGGTGGCATATCGACTGGGCCGCAGCGTGGCCCGGATGGAAGCGTCGCTGTCGGCGTCGTCCATCTTCGGCCGGGTGGCGCTGGCGCAGACGATGCGCGACATCTCGCCGGACCTGATGGACATTCTGGGGACCGCGGCGTCGCTGCCCGTCGGCACCGATGGTGCCGCGGACGACGGGGCGGCGGAATACGTCTACCGATTCGCACCGCTGGTTGGCATCTACGGCGGCACCCTCGAGGTGTTCCGGAACATGATCGCGCAGTATGTGCTGGGGCTGGGCAAGCCGGCCTACGCACCGCCCGCGCAGAAGGTTTCGTAG
- a CDS encoding thiolase family protein: protein MNDVAIIGVGLHPFGRFGGKSAMQMGVDAIFAAVADAGVQWSDIQFATGGSWTVANPDAIVGMVGLTGIPFTNVFNACATAASAAKACADGIRLGDYDIGIAVGLDKHPRGAFTEDPALVGMPRWYAENGQYLTTQFFGMKANRYLNDHGISQQTLAKVAAKNFRNGALNPNAFRRKPIAEDDILNSTMLNYPLTQYMFCAPDEGAAAVVMCRADIACRYTAKPVYLRAVEVRTRRYGAYEVNTTFAPVDEDVSPTVYAAKAAFEKAGVAPEDVDVIQLQDTDAGAEIIHMAECGFCADGEQEKLLADGATEIHGAMPVNTDGGLIANGEPIGASGLRQIHEIVRQLRGEAGDRQVPGDPKVGFTQLYGAPGTAAATILTT, encoded by the coding sequence ATGAACGACGTGGCCATCATCGGCGTCGGCCTGCACCCGTTCGGTCGCTTCGGGGGCAAGTCGGCGATGCAGATGGGGGTCGACGCAATCTTCGCCGCCGTCGCGGATGCCGGTGTGCAGTGGAGCGACATCCAGTTCGCCACCGGCGGCAGTTGGACGGTCGCCAACCCTGATGCGATCGTCGGCATGGTCGGGTTGACCGGCATCCCCTTCACCAATGTGTTCAACGCATGCGCCACCGCGGCCAGCGCCGCCAAGGCGTGCGCCGACGGAATCCGGTTGGGCGACTACGACATCGGCATCGCCGTCGGCCTCGACAAGCACCCCCGCGGCGCGTTCACCGAAGATCCGGCCCTGGTCGGCATGCCCCGCTGGTACGCCGAGAACGGCCAGTACCTCACCACACAGTTCTTCGGCATGAAGGCCAACCGATATCTCAACGATCACGGCATCTCGCAGCAGACCCTCGCCAAGGTCGCTGCGAAGAACTTCCGCAACGGCGCGCTCAATCCGAACGCATTCCGGCGCAAGCCCATCGCCGAGGACGACATCCTCAACTCGACGATGCTGAACTATCCGCTCACGCAGTACATGTTCTGCGCGCCCGACGAAGGCGCCGCCGCGGTGGTCATGTGCCGGGCCGACATCGCGTGCCGTTACACCGCGAAGCCGGTATACCTGCGAGCCGTCGAGGTCCGCACCCGCCGATACGGTGCCTACGAGGTGAACACGACGTTCGCACCCGTCGACGAAGACGTGTCGCCGACGGTGTACGCGGCCAAGGCCGCGTTTGAAAAGGCCGGCGTCGCACCCGAAGACGTCGACGTCATCCAACTGCAGGACACCGATGCGGGCGCCGAGATCATCCACATGGCCGAGTGCGGCTTCTGCGCCGACGGCGAACAGGAGAAGCTGCTTGCCGACGGCGCCACCGAGATCCACGGCGCGATGCCCGTCAACACCGACGGCGGGCTGATCGCCAACGGTGAACCCATCGGCGCGTCGGGGCTGCGGCAGATCCACGAGATCGTCCGGCAACTGCGCGGCGAGGCGGGCGATCGCCAGGTGCCCGGTGACCCGAAGGTCGGATTCACCCAGTTGTACGGCGCGCCCGGCACCGCCGCGGCGACTATCCTGACGACTTGA
- a CDS encoding NYN domain-containing protein, producing the protein MRWIVDGMNVIGSRPDGWWRDRRRAMATLVERLEQWAATEHADVTVVFEQPPSPPIESSVVAVRHAPRPAPNSADDEIVRLVCADAHPEQVCVATSDRTLAARVQQAGACVFPAERLRSLIDPQT; encoded by the coding sequence GTGCGGTGGATCGTCGACGGCATGAACGTGATCGGGTCGCGGCCCGACGGATGGTGGCGAGACCGCCGCCGCGCGATGGCGACTCTGGTGGAACGGCTCGAGCAATGGGCGGCCACCGAACATGCCGACGTGACCGTGGTGTTCGAGCAGCCGCCGTCGCCACCGATCGAATCGTCGGTGGTCGCAGTTCGGCACGCGCCACGGCCCGCGCCGAACTCGGCTGATGACGAGATCGTCCGACTGGTGTGCGCCGACGCCCATCCCGAACAGGTCTGCGTCGCCACTTCCGATCGCACGCTGGCGGCCCGCGTACAACAGGCAGGCGCGTGCGTCTTCCCCGCCGAGCGGCTCCGGAGTCTCATCGATCCGCAGACTTGA
- a CDS encoding CaiB/BaiF CoA-transferase family protein produces MEGVRVLEVAQFTFVPAAGAILADWGADVIKVEHPVRGDTQRGFINMGGFQLDPNRHPLIEHPNRGKRSVGIDVSTPGGQEVLYEIAKTADVFLTNYMPAQRQKNKFDVEHIRAVNPNIIYARGSAYGDKGPERDTGGFDGTAFWTRSGVGHALTPEELGGALSQGIPAFGDSIGGMFIAGGISAALFHRDRTGEAVELDVSLLSTAWWAGGASMTQGMETGETMRSVMPGATGPTVNPFMANYLTSDGGTINLCIVSPTGYIRDAFEHLGLGELADDPRFSDVLPLIENAAAAVELIAEQIRSKPFEYWRQHLKTMKGQWAPFQSFLDLATDEQAIANDMIVEVEAGDGGKPFKVVRGPVQFNHEPLETTRAPQASEHTELVLMDLGMDWDRIEELKNSGAIA; encoded by the coding sequence ATGGAGGGCGTGCGGGTCCTCGAAGTCGCGCAGTTCACGTTCGTCCCTGCGGCGGGTGCGATCCTGGCCGACTGGGGCGCAGACGTCATCAAAGTGGAGCATCCGGTGCGCGGCGACACCCAGCGCGGGTTCATCAACATGGGCGGCTTCCAACTGGATCCGAATCGGCATCCGCTGATCGAGCACCCCAATCGCGGTAAGCGCAGCGTCGGGATCGACGTCTCGACGCCAGGCGGTCAGGAGGTGCTCTACGAAATCGCCAAGACCGCCGATGTGTTCCTGACCAACTACATGCCCGCCCAGCGGCAGAAGAACAAGTTCGACGTCGAACACATCCGCGCGGTGAATCCGAACATCATCTACGCCCGCGGCAGCGCATACGGCGACAAGGGGCCCGAACGCGACACCGGAGGGTTCGACGGCACCGCGTTCTGGACACGTAGCGGCGTCGGCCACGCGTTGACGCCCGAGGAGCTGGGAGGCGCGCTGTCACAAGGCATTCCAGCGTTCGGCGACTCGATCGGCGGCATGTTCATCGCGGGCGGGATCTCAGCGGCGCTGTTTCACCGGGACCGCACCGGCGAGGCGGTCGAACTGGACGTTTCGCTGTTGAGCACTGCCTGGTGGGCCGGCGGCGCCAGCATGACCCAGGGCATGGAGACCGGCGAGACGATGCGCTCGGTGATGCCGGGCGCGACGGGTCCGACGGTGAACCCGTTCATGGCCAACTATCTGACGTCGGACGGCGGCACGATCAACCTGTGCATCGTCAGCCCGACCGGCTATATCCGTGATGCGTTCGAACATCTCGGGCTTGGAGAACTCGCCGACGATCCGCGGTTCTCCGACGTGCTTCCGTTGATCGAGAACGCCGCTGCTGCAGTCGAACTCATTGCCGAGCAGATCCGAAGCAAACCGTTCGAGTACTGGCGTCAGCACCTGAAGACGATGAAGGGGCAGTGGGCGCCGTTCCAGAGCTTCCTCGACCTCGCCACCGACGAGCAGGCGATCGCCAACGACATGATCGTCGAAGTCGAAGCGGGTGACGGCGGGAAACCGTTCAAGGTCGTTCGCGGGCCTGTGCAGTTCAACCACGAACCGCTCGAGACGACGCGCGCTCCCCAGGCGTCGGAGCACACCGAGTTGGTGTTGATGGATCTGGGCATGGACTGGGACCGGATCGAGGAGCTCAAAAACTCCGGCGCCATTGCCTAG
- a CDS encoding aldehyde dehydrogenase family protein has translation MLIDGELVPAAAGEEFDNLSPATGRLLGRTSAAGPHDMNRAVAAARRAFDDTDWSTNRALRKRCLQQLQSAIEADREVLREELIAEVGCPVMTTQSAQLDWPLAEALRYPGRLIDEFEWERRLDGGGLFGERNVRTVVKEPVGVVAAITPSNFPIEVILNKLGPALAAGNTVVLKPDPNTPWNATRLGRLIAECTDVPAGVVNVVPTPSNEVAAALGTDPRVDMVSFTGSTAVGKSLMRQGADTMKRMFLELGGKSVAIVLDDANPAAILGAAIGVCVHAGQACAATTRMLVHRSLYDEAVATITAAYAAVPVGDPLQPETLVGPVISAAQQDRVLTAIDNARRDGAEIAVGGREVTDLPAHLRDGHFVAPTVIVGVPNGAAIAQEEVFGPVLIVMPFDDDEEAVRIANDSPYGLAGAVMSRSTERGMSIARRVRTGSFGVNGGMFYGADAPFGGYKNSGVGRQCGIEGFQQYLETKTIGCRTPRKG, from the coding sequence ATGCTGATCGACGGCGAACTGGTGCCCGCCGCCGCAGGCGAAGAGTTCGACAATCTCAGCCCCGCGACAGGACGGCTGCTCGGGCGCACCAGCGCCGCTGGACCGCACGATATGAACCGCGCCGTTGCCGCGGCGCGACGTGCCTTCGACGACACCGACTGGTCGACCAACCGCGCACTGCGTAAGCGCTGTCTGCAGCAACTGCAGAGCGCCATCGAAGCGGACAGGGAGGTTCTTCGGGAGGAACTGATCGCCGAGGTCGGCTGTCCGGTCATGACCACCCAATCCGCGCAACTGGATTGGCCGTTGGCCGAGGCTTTGCGCTATCCCGGCCGGCTGATCGACGAGTTCGAATGGGAGCGCAGGCTCGACGGCGGTGGGCTGTTCGGCGAGCGGAACGTGCGCACCGTCGTCAAGGAACCGGTGGGTGTCGTCGCCGCGATCACGCCGTCGAATTTCCCGATCGAGGTCATCCTCAACAAACTCGGCCCCGCGCTGGCCGCGGGGAATACGGTTGTGCTCAAGCCGGACCCGAACACACCGTGGAACGCCACCCGCCTCGGGCGTCTCATCGCCGAGTGCACCGATGTCCCGGCAGGCGTCGTCAACGTCGTGCCGACACCGTCGAACGAGGTGGCTGCGGCACTCGGCACCGACCCTCGTGTCGACATGGTCTCGTTCACCGGTTCGACTGCGGTCGGCAAATCACTGATGCGCCAGGGCGCCGACACGATGAAGCGGATGTTCCTCGAACTCGGCGGGAAGTCGGTGGCGATCGTCCTCGACGACGCGAACCCGGCGGCGATCCTTGGCGCGGCGATCGGCGTGTGCGTCCACGCCGGGCAAGCATGTGCGGCGACCACCAGGATGCTCGTGCACCGGTCGCTGTATGACGAGGCCGTCGCGACCATCACCGCCGCATACGCGGCCGTGCCCGTCGGCGACCCGCTGCAACCGGAAACACTTGTGGGACCGGTGATCAGCGCAGCCCAGCAGGACCGTGTGCTCACCGCGATCGACAACGCGCGCCGCGACGGCGCCGAGATAGCCGTCGGCGGTCGAGAGGTCACCGACCTGCCGGCACACCTGCGAGACGGTCACTTCGTGGCGCCGACCGTGATCGTCGGTGTGCCCAACGGCGCGGCGATCGCACAGGAAGAGGTCTTCGGCCCGGTGCTCATCGTGATGCCGTTCGACGACGACGAGGAAGCGGTGCGCATCGCCAACGACAGCCCGTACGGCCTTGCAGGCGCTGTGATGTCGCGGTCAACAGAGCGTGGGATGAGCATCGCGCGCCGTGTCCGCACCGGGTCGTTCGGCGTCAACGGCGGCATGTTCTACGGCGCTGACGCGCCATTCGGCGGCTACAAGAACAGCGGTGTCGGTCGGCAGTGCGGAATCGAGGGTTTCCAGCAGTATCTCGAGACCAAGACCATCGGTTGCCGAACGCCTCGAAAGGGTTAG